Proteins found in one Passer domesticus isolate bPasDom1 chromosome 16, bPasDom1.hap1, whole genome shotgun sequence genomic segment:
- the LOC135282132 gene encoding beta-1,3-galactosyl-O-glycosyl-glycoprotein beta-1,6-N-acetylglucosaminyltransferase 7-like has product MNPLHAKKSRFLVCVAVCMFIYTFIYLKVPLYDESDEQKFRVKRAECGFYPDELCSALFVGKPAAFKIGNFCQKSYQPKALSCIQTSCSCSTVLKTLHFITTPLSEEEGNFSLAYIITIHKELEMFVRLLRAIYMPQNIYCIHIDEKSPRDYKTAVQNIVNCFENVFISSKREHVVYAGFSRLQADINCMRDLVNSKVQWNYVINLCGQDYPLKTNKEIIEYIKSKWNGKNITPGIVQPLHVKHRTEVSYREYVHSGVPYVYPAKVRKAQPPHNLTIYFGSAYYILSKAFVEFTLSDARAKALLEWSRDTYSPDEHYWVTLNRLPDAPGATPNAGWQGDLRAIKWKDQEGLSHKGCKGHYVRDICIYGLGDLQWIIESPHLFANKFEAARDPLGLQCLERRLRLKALRQARVPIEQHWRLQEHSHFNMQLDV; this is encoded by the exons ATGAACCCACTTCATGCAAAGAAATCAAGATTTTTAGTGTGTGTTGCTGTCTGTATGTTCATCTACACCTTCATTTACCTCAAGGTTCCACTTTATGACGAGTCAGATGAGCAAAAATTCCGTGTCAAAAGAGCAGAGTGTGGTTTTTACCCAGATGAACTTTGCTCTGCTCTTTTTGTGGGGAAACCTGCGGCCTTTAAAATTGGAAACTTTTGTCAGAAGTCCTACCAGCCCAAAGCCCTCAGCTGCATTCAGacttcctgcagctgctccacagTCCTGAAGACTTTGCATTTTATCACCACACCACTGTCagaggaagaaggaaatttctCCTTGGCGTACATTATTACAATTCACAAGGAGCTGGAAATGTTTGTGAGGCTGCTAAGAGCTATTTATATGCCTCAGAATATTTACTGCATCCACATTGATGAGAAGTCACCCAGAGATTATAAAACTGCTGTACAGAACATCGTTAActgctttgaaaatgtttttatttcctccaAAAGAGAACACGTTGTTTATGCAGGGTTTTCAAGATTACAAGCTGATATTAATTGCATGAGAGACCTCGTGAACTCCAAAGTTCAGTGGAATTATGTTATTAATCTTTGTGGTCAGGATTACCCCttgaaaacaaataaagaaatcaTCGAATACATCAAAAGTAAATGGAATGGTAAGAACATCACCCCTGGGATCGTGCAGCCCCTGCACGTGAAGCACAGGACAGAGGTCAGCTACAGGGAGTACGTGCACTCTGGAGTGCCCTACGTGTACCCAGCCAAGGTCAGGAAAGCTCAGCCCCCCCACAACCTGACCATCTATTTTGGCAGTGCCTATTACATCCTCAGCAAGGCCTTTGTGGAGTTCACCCTGAGCGACGCCCGGGCTAAAGCTCTGCTGGAGTGGTCCAGGGACACCTACAGCCCTGATGAGCACTACTGGGTCACCCTCAATCGTTTACCTG atgcTCCAGGGGCTACACCCAATGCAGGCTGGCAAGGAGACCTGAGAGCCATTAAATGGAAAGATCAAGAAGGGCTCTCACACAAAGGCTGCAAAG GTCATTACGTCAGAGACATCTGCATTTACGGCCTGGGGGATCTGCAGTGGATCATCGAGTCCCCCCATCTGTTTGCCAACAAGTTCGAGGCTGCCAGGgacccgctggggctgcagtgcctggagcgCCGGCTGCGGCTCAAGGCGCTGCGCCAGGCTCGCGTGCCCATCGAGCAGCACTGGCgcctgcaggagcacagccacTTCAACATGCAGCTGGACGTgtga
- the RTF2 gene encoding replication termination factor 2 isoform X2, whose product MHQELYPDLWLELLCELSQCTRQVDKVAELVARWFYCALSQEKLRPPIVACELGRLYNKDAIIEYLLDKSPDKTPMESASHIKSIKNVTELQLVDNPAWCGDKESIKGDKYDDVQAARFICPVVGLEMNGRHRFCFLRNCGCVFSERALKEIKAEVCHKCGVPFQEEDVIVLNGNKEDVEILKKRMEERRLKSKLEKKSKKGKTAAAAAAQQEPSADSPGPSKAKSGKDCVSSSSGENRQIIFTKSSENGNPSVPGKVNKASTTTKRSIADSEDKSEAYKSIFTTHSSAKRSKEECSNWVTHTAYYF is encoded by the exons ATGCATCAGGAATTGTACCCAGATCTCTGGCTGGAGTTGCTTTGTGAATTATCCCAGTGCACAAGGCAG gtGGACAAAGTGGCTGAGCTGGTGGCCAGGTGGTTCTACTGTGCCCTGAGCCAGGAGAAGCTGCGCCCACCCATCGTGGCCTGTGAGCTGGGCAg GCTGTACAACAAAGATGCCATCATTGAGTATTTGCTGGACAAATCCCCTGATAAAACCCCCATGGAATCTGCATCCCACATCAAGAGCATTAAG aacgtgacagagctgcagctggtggacAACCCAGCCTGGTGTGGGGACAAGGAGAGCATCAAGGGGGACAAGTATGATGACGTGCAGGCTGCACGCTTCATCTGCCCCGTGGTGGGGCTGGAGATGAACGgcaggcacag gttttgcttccTGAGAAACTGTGGCTGTGTGTTCTCTGAGCGTGCTCTCAAGGAAATTAAAGCAGAAGTTTGTCACAAG tgTGGCGTTCCCTTTCAAGAGGAAGATGTGATTGTCCTTAATGGGAATAAAGAGGATGTGGAAATTCTGAAGAAAAGGATGGAGGAAAGAAGACTTAAAAGTAAATTAGAAAAG AAATCAAAGAAAGGCaagactgcagcagcagcagctgctcagcaagAGCCCTCTGCAG atTCTCCAGGTCCTTCGAAAGCTAAGAGTGGAAAGGATTGTGTCAGttccagctctggggagaaCAGGCAGATAATCTTCACCAAAAGTTCAG agaatGGAAACCCATCAGTCCCAGGAAAAGTCAACAAAGCTTCCACCACCACCAAGAGATCCATTGCAGACAGCGAGGACAAGTCTGAGGCTTACAAATCTATTTTTACAACTCACAGCTCAGCAAAACGCTCCAAGGAGGAGTGTTCCAACTGGGTTACTCACACAGCTTACTATTTCTGA
- the RTF2 gene encoding replication termination factor 2 isoform X1, with amino-acid sequence MGCDGGTIPKRHELVKGPRKVEKVDKVAELVARWFYCALSQEKLRPPIVACELGRLYNKDAIIEYLLDKSPDKTPMESASHIKSIKNVTELQLVDNPAWCGDKESIKGDKYDDVQAARFICPVVGLEMNGRHRFCFLRNCGCVFSERALKEIKAEVCHKCGVPFQEEDVIVLNGNKEDVEILKKRMEERRLKSKLEKKSKKGKTAAAAAAQQEPSADSPGPSKAKSGKDCVSSSSGENRQIIFTKSSENGNPSVPGKVNKASTTTKRSIADSEDKSEAYKSIFTTHSSAKRSKEECSNWVTHTAYYF; translated from the exons ATGGGATGCGATGGCGGCACCATCCCCAAGCGGCACGAGCTGGTCAAGGGGCCCCGCAAAGTCGAGAAG gtGGACAAAGTGGCTGAGCTGGTGGCCAGGTGGTTCTACTGTGCCCTGAGCCAGGAGAAGCTGCGCCCACCCATCGTGGCCTGTGAGCTGGGCAg GCTGTACAACAAAGATGCCATCATTGAGTATTTGCTGGACAAATCCCCTGATAAAACCCCCATGGAATCTGCATCCCACATCAAGAGCATTAAG aacgtgacagagctgcagctggtggacAACCCAGCCTGGTGTGGGGACAAGGAGAGCATCAAGGGGGACAAGTATGATGACGTGCAGGCTGCACGCTTCATCTGCCCCGTGGTGGGGCTGGAGATGAACGgcaggcacag gttttgcttccTGAGAAACTGTGGCTGTGTGTTCTCTGAGCGTGCTCTCAAGGAAATTAAAGCAGAAGTTTGTCACAAG tgTGGCGTTCCCTTTCAAGAGGAAGATGTGATTGTCCTTAATGGGAATAAAGAGGATGTGGAAATTCTGAAGAAAAGGATGGAGGAAAGAAGACTTAAAAGTAAATTAGAAAAG AAATCAAAGAAAGGCaagactgcagcagcagcagctgctcagcaagAGCCCTCTGCAG atTCTCCAGGTCCTTCGAAAGCTAAGAGTGGAAAGGATTGTGTCAGttccagctctggggagaaCAGGCAGATAATCTTCACCAAAAGTTCAG agaatGGAAACCCATCAGTCCCAGGAAAAGTCAACAAAGCTTCCACCACCACCAAGAGATCCATTGCAGACAGCGAGGACAAGTCTGAGGCTTACAAATCTATTTTTACAACTCACAGCTCAGCAAAACGCTCCAAGGAGGAGTGTTCCAACTGGGTTACTCACACAGCTTACTATTTCTGA
- the CASS4 gene encoding cas scaffolding protein family member 4 isoform X3 produces the protein MTTMAASPRSSTAAKHSLAKALYDNKAECSDELAFRRGDIVTVLEQHVAGSEGWWRCSLHGHHGLAPANRLQLLPPSAAHGPAEPPATLSIYQVPSVPKASAASATYERMEGWVQPHAVYQVPALAAQLLSERTKRSTQQHLFTLPRACRASAPNIRGEVYDVPSSQHRSLLPQSGATPPSARKGSMLGRSTESFQAEQKQLYNIPSKPEKAGAGSQDSAAGNLYDVPPKRELDDSENKSQKKCWGHYNTLPNPRKSEWIYDIPVSPENSAFKASPPGQPVEKQVLYDIPPARYKAAATAAEARAGTPQLYDIPPAQRKLTLPAIPLYDVPPSRDALLLPQNSSSELPPRLLAAKADSQSSEENVYDIPKGLPSAGHSKKEMEDNSEGSGDQARGASPQLSMDAKSENDTLCVSSTLSSSSTSSAESFPTLSPSPEPVQEIKLELEAAIETLTRLQHGVSSSIASLMIFVSSKWRLQEHLEKSLEEIHRAVDHIKVSLGEFLAFAQALKGNASNLTDNNLQARIKKQLEILMNSYKILTETREALNSCSWSLEALVLRKPQNNPDDLDRFVMVARTIPDDIKRFVSIIIANGKLLFRKNEKEQEKKQPEVSLECKMAKQIPVPRRVEIESLQRNAPQKCSQSQVPVEKPEENCSEDCDYVQLQAQKVISGKEVAKKSTESNPKVLPCAKKTENASRKTPLPEHCRLCFAALHKAIGVFTASLSSQQPPEIFISHSKLIIMVGQRLVDSLCQESQEREARSDILQGSSRFCSLLKKLALATKGAALTFPNAQASRELREHAEELAKYAQQLRATLD, from the exons cacagcctggccaagGCTCTCTACGACAACAAGGCGGAGTGCTCGGACGAGCTGGCGTTCCGCAGAGGCGACATCGTGACGGTGCTGGAGCAGCACGTGGCGGGCAGCGAGGGCTGGTGGCGGTGCTCCCTGCACGGCCACCACGGGCTGGCCCCCGCCAAccgcctgcagctcctgcccccctctgcagcccacggcCCCGCCGAGCCGCCAGCCACGCTCAGCATCTACCAGGTGCCCTCCGTGCCCAAGGCCTCGGCAGCCTCGGCCACCTACGAGAGGATGGAGGGCTGGGTGCAGCCCCACGCCGTGTACCAGGTGCCGGCCCTGGCGGCGCAGCTGCTCAGCGAGAGGACCAAGCGCTCCACGCAGCAG CACCTGTTTAccctccccagagcctgcagggccTCAGCCCCAAACATCAGGGGTGAGGTGTACGACGTCCCCTCCTCGCAGCAccgctccctgctcccacag AGTGGTGCCACTCCCCCCAGCGCACGGAAGGGCTCCATGCTGGGCAGATCCACTGAGAGcttccaggcagagcagaagcaGCTTTACAACATCCCCTCCAAGCCAGAAAAAGCcggagctggcagccaggactCAGCAGCAGGCAAT TTATATGATGTCCCTCCCAAGAGAGAGCTCGATGACTCAGAAAATAAATCTCAGAAGAAGTGCTGGGGCCATTACAACACCTTGCCAAACCCTCGCAAGTCCGAATGGATTTACGACATCCCAGTATCCCCCGAAAATTCCGCGTTCAAAGCCAGCCCTCCCGGGCAGCCTGTGGAGAAGCAGGTGCTGTATGACATTCCCCCAGCCAGGTACAAGGCTGCAGCCACGGCCGCCGAAGCCAGGGCTGGGACTCCACAGCTGTACGACATTCCACCGGCCCAGCGGAAATTAACGCTTCCAGCAATCCCCCTTTACGACGTTCCGCCCTCGCGGGACGCGCTCCTCCTGCCAcagaacagcagctctgagctgccccCGAGGCTCCTGGCTGCCAAGGCTGACAGTCAGAGCTCTGAGGAGAATGTTTATGATATTCCCAAAGGTTTGCCCAGTGCTGGGCACTCcaagaaagagatggaagacAACAGTGAAGGCTCTGGAGACCAAGCACGCGGTGCTTCTCCACAGCTCTCCATGGATGCCAAGTCAGAAAATGACACTTTGTGTGTCTCTAGCACTCTCTCCTCATCCTCCACCTCTTCTGCTGAGTCGTTTCCTACGCTGTCACCATCACCAGAGCCTGTCCAAGAAATCAAGCTGGAGCTGGAAGCAGCCATCGAGACCCTGACTCGGCTGCAGCACGGCGTGTCCAGCTCCATCGCCAGCTTAATGATCTTTGTGAGCAGCAAGTGGAGActgcaggagcacctggagaaAAGCCTGGAGGAGATCCACAGAGCAGTGGACCACATAAAGGTGTCACTGGGAGAGTTCCTGGCCTTTGCTCAAGCCCTGAAGGGAAACGCCTCCAACCTCACGGATAACAACCTGCAGGCCCGAATTAAAAAGCAGCTGGAAATCCTCATGAATTCCTACAAAATATTGACAGAAACGAGGGAAGCTCTcaacagctgcagctggtccctgGAGGCTTTGGTGCTCAGGAAGCCCCAGAACAACCCTGATGACCTGGATCGCTTCGTTATGGTGGCCAGGACAATTCCAGACGACATCAAGAGGTTTGTGTCCATCATCATCGCCAACGGGAAGCTGCTCTTCAGGAAGAACGAGAAGGAGCAAGAAAAGAAGCAACCAGAAGTGAGCCTGGAATGCAAAATGGCAAAGCAAATCCCAGTGCCAAGAAGAGTAGAAATTGAGTCACTCCAGAGAAATGCTCCTCAGAAATGCAGCCAAAGCCAGGTCCCTGTGGAGAAACCAGAGGAAAATTGCAGCGAGGATTGTGATTATGTCCAGCTACAG GCTCAGAAAGTCATTTCAGGTAAAGAAGTAGCAAAGAAGAGTACAGAGTCAAACCCAAAG GTTTTGCCGTGTGCAAAAAAGACTGAGAACGCCAGCAGGAAAACCCCCCTCCCCGagcactgcaggctgtgcttCGCTGCCCTGCACAAGGCCATCGGCGTGTTCACCGCCAGcctcagcagccagcagcccccCGAAATCTTCATCTCCCACAGCAAGCTCATCATCATGGTGGGCCAGCGGCTGGTGGAttccctgtgccaggagagCCAGGAGAGGGAGGCCCGCAGCGACatcctgcagggcagcagccgcttctgcagcctgctcaagaaGCTGGCGCTGGCCACCAAGGGCGCAGCCCTGACGTTCCCCAACGCCCAGGCCAGCCGCGAGCTGCGGGAGCACGCCGAGGAGCTGGCCAAGTACGCGCAGCAGCTCCGAGCCACGCTGgactga